DNA from Luteolibacter flavescens:
TTCACCAAGCTCGACCGCGACGACAACGGCGTGCTGACCCGCAGCGAATGGAATCCCGGGGCGAAAGGGAGCCTGTGACGCTCGCCCGCCGCACCGGGATGTGAAAGCCGCCGCGGCTCAAGGGACGCGCGGGAACTTCGAGAAGTCCGGCTTGCGCTTCTCGACGAAGGCCTGCTTCCCCTCCTTTGCCTCCTCGCTCATGTAGTAGAGCAGCGTGGCATTTCCCGCCAGGTCGAGCAGGCCCATCTGGCCGTCGCAGTCGGCATTCAGCGCGGACTTCAGGCAGCGCAGCGCGAGCGGCGAGTGCTGCAGCATCTCGCGGCACCACTTCAGCGTCTCAGTCTCCAGCTCGGCCAGCGGCACCACGGTATTCACCAGGCCCATGTCGAGCGCCTGCTGCGCGTCGTACTGGCGGCAGAGGTACCAGATCTCGCGCGCCTTCTTCTGACCCACAATGCGGGCGAGGTAGCTGGAGCCGAGGCCGCCGTCAAAGGAGCCCACCTTTGGCCCCGTCTGGCCGAAGCGCGCATTGTCCGCCGCGATGGTGAGGTCGCACACCACGTGCAGCACGTGGCCGCCGCCGATGGCATAGCCCGCGACCATCGCCACCACCGGCTTT
Protein-coding regions in this window:
- the menB gene encoding 1,4-dihydroxy-2-naphthoyl-CoA synthase, translating into MWSPVCEFQDIRFETTDEGQIAKITINRPEVRNAFRPQTVNELLQAFEMAHQDPQVGVIILTGEGPDAFCSGGDQKVRGHAGYVGSDGVPRLNVLDLQKKIRGLPKPVVAMVAGYAIGGGHVLHVVCDLTIAADNARFGQTGPKVGSFDGGLGSSYLARIVGQKKAREIWYLCRQYDAQQALDMGLVNTVVPLAELETETLKWCREMLQHSPLALRCLKSALNADCDGQMGLLDLAGNATLLYYMSEEAKEGKQAFVEKRKPDFSKFPRVP